Proteins from a genomic interval of Streptomyces sp. Tu6071:
- a CDS encoding TatD family hydrolase: MKAKDDKTAPPPLPEPLRVAVADAHTHLDMQAGTVEEALAKAASVGVTRLVQVGCDLAGSRWAAQTAGAYDDILATVALHPNEAPRIVHGDPDGWSRQGERPGGGEAALDEALAEIDRLAALPQVVGVGETGLDYFRTGPEGKDAQERSFRAHIEIAKRHDRTLVIHDREAHEDVLRVLKEEGAPERTVFHCYSGDAEMAEICAREGYYLSFAGNVTFKNAQNLRDALAVAPLDLVLVETDAPFLTPAPYRGRPNAPYLIPVTLRAMAQVRNIAEDELAEALSRNTARAFGVPGLFEA, translated from the coding sequence ATGAAGGCCAAGGACGACAAGACCGCGCCGCCACCGCTGCCCGAGCCCCTGCGGGTCGCGGTGGCGGACGCGCACACCCACCTCGACATGCAGGCGGGCACCGTCGAGGAGGCGTTGGCCAAGGCCGCGTCGGTCGGGGTGACGCGGCTCGTCCAGGTCGGCTGCGACCTGGCGGGCTCGCGCTGGGCGGCGCAGACGGCGGGCGCGTACGACGACATCCTGGCGACCGTGGCGCTGCACCCGAACGAGGCGCCGCGCATCGTGCACGGCGATCCCGACGGCTGGTCGCGGCAGGGGGAGCGGCCAGGGGGCGGCGAGGCGGCGCTCGACGAGGCGCTCGCCGAGATCGACCGGCTCGCGGCGCTCCCGCAGGTGGTCGGGGTCGGCGAGACGGGCCTGGACTATTTCCGTACGGGCCCTGAGGGCAAGGACGCGCAAGAACGTTCGTTCCGCGCGCACATCGAGATCGCCAAGCGGCACGACCGGACGCTCGTGATCCACGACCGCGAGGCGCACGAGGACGTCCTGCGCGTCCTCAAGGAGGAAGGCGCGCCGGAACGCACGGTCTTCCACTGCTACTCGGGCGACGCGGAGATGGCGGAGATCTGCGCGCGCGAGGGCTACTACCTGTCCTTCGCGGGCAACGTGACCTTCAAGAACGCCCAGAACCTCCGCGACGCCCTGGCGGTCGCGCCGCTCGACCTCGTCCTCGTCGAGACGGACGCCCCTTTCCTCACCCCGGCCCCGTACCGGGGCCGCCCCAACGCCCCCTACCTGATCCCCGTCACGCTGCGCGCGATGGCCCAGGTCAGGAACATCGCGGAGGACGAGTTGGCAGAGGCCCTGTCCCGCAACACGGCGCGGGCCTTCGGGGTACCGGGGCTGTTCGAGGCGTGA
- a CDS encoding GNAT family N-acetyltransferase codes for MTSYPDPLTPAWRAPVRDGELRALLAEAFGGAPAPGLAVRLARHSLGWAAARDASGRLVGFVNVAWDGGAHAFLLDTAVAGSHRRRGLGRALVAVAAAGAREAGCDWLHVDYEERLRPFYEDGCGFGATAAGLVRLRGEG; via the coding sequence GTGACCTCGTACCCCGACCCCCTGACGCCCGCATGGCGCGCCCCCGTGCGGGACGGCGAGCTGCGGGCCCTTCTCGCCGAGGCGTTCGGCGGGGCTCCCGCTCCCGGGCTCGCCGTGCGACTCGCGCGGCACAGCCTCGGCTGGGCCGCCGCGCGCGATGCCTCCGGCCGCCTCGTGGGCTTCGTCAACGTCGCCTGGGACGGCGGCGCCCACGCCTTCCTCCTCGACACGGCGGTCGCCGGGAGCCACCGCCGCCGGGGCCTCGGCCGCGCGCTCGTCGCGGTCGCGGCGGCCGGAGCCCGCGAGGCGGGCTGCGACTGGCTGCACGTCGACTACGAGGAGCGCCTGCGCCCCTTCTACGAGGACGGATGCGGCTTCGGCGCCACGGCGGCCGGACTCGTCCGGCTCCGCGGCGAGGGCTGA
- the rsmA gene encoding 16S rRNA (adenine(1518)-N(6)/adenine(1519)-N(6))-dimethyltransferase RsmA: MTRTDPLLGPADIRELAAALDVRPTKQRGQNFVIDANTVRRIVRTAEVRETDTVVEVGPGLGSLTLALLEVAADVTAVEIDDTLAAALPATVAARLPEKAAHFRLVHSDALRVRELPGPAPTALVANLPYNVAVPVLLHMLEHFPSVERTLVMVQAEVADRLAAPPGSRVYGVPSVKAAWYAHVKRAGSIGRSVFWPAPNVDSGLVSLVRREEPLTTSASRREVFAVVDAAFAQRRKGLRAALAGWAGSAAAAEEALRAAGVSPQARGESLTVEEFARIAEHKPQAGKETPA, translated from the coding sequence GTGACTCGCACCGACCCCCTGCTCGGCCCGGCCGACATCCGTGAGCTGGCCGCCGCGCTCGACGTACGTCCCACCAAACAGCGTGGACAGAACTTCGTCATCGACGCCAACACCGTGCGCCGCATCGTCCGCACCGCCGAGGTGCGCGAGACGGACACGGTCGTCGAGGTCGGTCCCGGGCTCGGTTCGCTCACGCTCGCCCTGCTCGAAGTCGCCGCCGACGTCACCGCCGTCGAGATCGACGACACCCTCGCCGCCGCGCTCCCCGCCACCGTCGCCGCCCGGCTCCCGGAGAAGGCCGCGCACTTCCGGCTCGTGCACTCCGACGCGCTGCGCGTGCGCGAGCTGCCGGGCCCCGCGCCCACGGCGCTCGTCGCGAACCTCCCGTACAACGTCGCGGTCCCCGTCCTCCTCCACATGCTGGAGCACTTCCCGAGCGTCGAGCGGACCCTCGTGATGGTGCAGGCCGAGGTCGCCGACCGGCTCGCGGCCCCGCCCGGCTCGCGCGTGTACGGGGTGCCCTCGGTCAAGGCGGCCTGGTACGCGCACGTCAAGCGCGCCGGGTCGATCGGGCGCAGCGTCTTCTGGCCCGCGCCGAATGTCGACTCCGGGCTCGTCTCGCTCGTACGGCGCGAGGAGCCGCTGACCACGAGCGCGAGCCGCCGCGAGGTCTTCGCGGTCGTGGACGCGGCGTTCGCGCAGCGCCGCAAGGGCCTGCGGGCCGCGCTCGCCGGGTGGGCGGGTTCGGCGGCGGCGGCCGAGGAGGCGCTGCGCGCGGCCGGGGTGTCCCCGCAGGCGCGCGGCGAGTCGCTCACCGTCGAGGAGTTCGCCCGCATCGCCGAGCACAAGCCGCAGGCCGGGAAGGAGACCCCCGCGTGA